GTCATTCCGGCGCCTCCATTAAAGCTCGAGAGCCATCAGATACAGAGACTGGTACCCGCCGCCACGCAAACGGAAAGCTTTCTCGCGCACGCCATACGTAACGAAGCCGAAGCGCTGGTACATCGCGACGGCCCGCTCGTTACCCGTTACTACGTCCAGTTCCAGTTGTTCGAACTGGGCCGCGCGGGCACACTCGAGCAGTGATTCCATGAGCAGGGAGCCGATTCCCCACCCCCAGTAGGCGCGAAGCACGCACAATCCCGCGCTGGCGCGATGACGGCATTTTTCGCAGGGAACGGGCGGCGCGAAACCGGCGCTGGCGGTCAGCACGCCGTCGACTTCGGCTATCAGCAGCAATTCCGTGGGACTGGCCTCCGACGCCTCGATAGAACGCCGCTGCGCTTCGGCGTCGACGGCGATCTCATCGGCGTAACGCAACATGAAGTCTGTTTCCACCGCGGCGCACCGGCGTTGCTCCAGCAACGCGGTGGCATCTTCGGCGGCCGCGCTGCGCAGAACGCAGAGGCTTCCGTTTCTCAGCGTTGTTTTACGAAAATATTTCATCTTTTTACCTTTCTTTGCCGTGATTTCGATCGCGGTCCTTTCTTGGCGTCTCCGGGCTGTTCGCCGGAGACGCCGTGTCATACGCGGCTGATGAACGACGCCATCATGGCCACGCGGGGCACGAGCTGGTCGAGATAGACCTGCTCCTGCGGGTTGTGCATGAAGTCGCCGACCACGCCCATGCCGTCGATGGTGGGCACGCCGGCGGCGGAAATGTCGTTGCCGTCTGAGCAGCCGCCCACCATGGGCGACGCCTCGAGTTCCATGTCAAGGTCGGCGCCGACCTGCTGAAGCAGCGCGAAGAGCTTTCGGTTGGCCTCGCACTCGGCCAGCGGCGGGTGAGACAGTTTGATCTCGAACTCCACGCGCGCGCCGGGCAGCACGGCCCCGTGCCCGGCGAAAACGGCGCGGCCGCGTTCGACTTCCTCGGGCACGCACATGCGCCAGTCCACGACCGCTTCGGCGTAATCGCAGACCACGTTGTCCGCTGTTCCGCCGCGGATCACGTTGGCGCTGAACGTGCTGCCGCCGGGGCCGTAATCCGACCGGCTCTCGGCGAAGAGGATCTGATGCGCCAGCTCGATATTGGCGTTGACGCCGCCCCGCGGATCGTTGCCGGAGTGGGCCGCCTTGCCCCAGCATTTGATGAGGATCTGGCCGCCGCCCTTGCGGCTGACCTTGATCAGGCCGCTTTTCGCCACGGCCGGCTCGGCGACGATGCAGGCGTAAGCCTCTTTCGCCTTTTCCAGCAGCAGCGGACGGGAATGGAACGATCCCGTTTCCTCGTCGGAGTTGTTGACGATCAGAACTTTCTTGTCCAGCTTCACGCCCAGCTCCTGAAGCGCTTTTAGCGCCCAGATCACGGAGATGTCGCCGCCCTTCATGTCGACCACCCCGGGGCCGTAGAGGACGTCGCCTTCGCGGTGCACCGGCACCGTTCCCAAAGGGTGGACCGTGTCGTAGTGGCCGACGATCAGCAGCGTGCGGTCGCCCGAGCCGATCTCGGTGACGATGTGGTCGCCCACTTCCGTCTGCGGCACGAACTGCGTCGCGGCGCCGAGGCGGTCTTTGTAGAGCGAGGCAAGCAGCCGCACGCACGCGTCGGCGGCCGCCTTGTCCCCGGTCGGCGATTCGGCGCGGGCGAGCGCGGCGAGGTCGGCGACGATGTCTTCCCTGTGCGCTTCGAGATAATCGTAAATTTTCTTTTCCAGAGCTCTCATGAAGAAACCTCCTTGCACAAACGCTTCGTTTTTTTCTTCGCCGCCGGGCCGAAAGACCGCGGCGGAGCTCACGCGCGCTCCGCCTGCGATTGTCTCTGCGCGGCGAAGAACAGCGCCAGCCCGGCGAGGATGACGGCGATGCCTGCGGCCTGCCGCGCCGAGAGCGTTTCGCCGAGGAACAGCCAGGCGAGGAAGCAGGTGCCCACCGGTTCGCCGAGGATCCCCATGGTGACGGTGGTGGCCGTGATCCACTTGAGCAGCACGTTGAACACCATCTGCCCGCCGATCGTCGAAATCAGCGCCAGACCGAGGAACGCGCCCCACGTACCGGGCGCGTAGCCGGTGAACGGATGCCCCATGAAGAGCGCGTAAAGCGCCAGCACGGCCGAACTGCTGCCGTAGCTGAGCACCGAATAGGGCACAGCGCCCATGCGGCGGCGCAGGATCTGCCCGCAGAAGAAGTACAGACTGATGACGCCGCCGGAAACGAGCGCCAGCAGGTCGCCCCACAGCGACTGGCTGCTGACGCTGAAATCGCTCCAGCCCACGACCGCCGAGCCGACGATGGCGATCGCGCCGCCGGTCAGCGCGCGGGCGCCCAGCCTTTCGCCGAGGAACAGCCGCCCCCAGATCACCGAAAACAGCGGCTGCAGCGCCGCCAGCACGGTGGAGCTGGCGACCGACGTGTAGCGCAGCGACTCGAACCACATCACGTAATGAACGGCGAGGAAAAAACCGGCCAGCGCGCCTTCCGCATATTGAATCGGAGAGAGCGAGCGCAGCTCGCGCCGGTCGTTTTTGTGGCTCAACAGCCACGGCAGCAGCGCCAGCGTGGCGAAAAAGAGCCGGTAGAAGGCGATGACACCCGCCGGCGCGCGGGCGACCTTGGCGAAAACGCCCGACGCGGACAACATGAACACGCCGGCTGCCAGCGCCAGATAAATGACGGAACGAGATCTCACGGCGATTCCTCCTTGCCTTCGCAGTCACATCGGCGGATCGCTTTTGACGACGATTGTAAAAGAACGCGGCGGCAAAATCCGGCGCGCCGGCGGCGCGTCCGACCGAACCGCGAAGGCTCCGCCTGTCCCGGTCCAAGCGAACTCCGGCGGGCGGAGCGTTCCGTTCTTTTTAGGTGCGCTGTCAAGGCTTGCGGCAACTTTGTTTGTGTGAAATGTTCCACGTGGAACATCAAAAGCGGGGCGAAAAACGCGGCGCGTTCTCTTCGTTTGGGATCCTAGCCTTTCAGATGGCCGTCGAACCACGCGGCGATCTCGCGCAGGCGGGCGAGGCGGTTTTTGGGGCGGCCGGAGCGGCTCAGCTCGTGATTCTCGCCGTTGAACAGGCACATGCGGCATTCCACGCCCAGCACCTTGAGCGCGGTAAACATCTGGAACGACTGGTCGCGCTCGCAGCGAAAGTCCTCCTGCGACTGGATCAGCAGCAGCGGCGTCTTGACGTTGGCGACGTGCTTGAGCGGCGATTCCTGCCAGGCCTGTTCGCACGCGTCCCACGGGCGGCCGCCGTGCTGGTCTTCCACATAATAGTAGCCGATGTCGCAGCTGCCGAATTTCGACACCCAGTTGCTGATCGGTCGCTGCGCCGCGGCCGCTTTGAAAAAGTCCGTCTGCGTGACGATCCAGTTGGTCATGTAGCCGCCGTAGGAGCCGCCCGTGACGCCGACGTTCTTCTCGTCGACGAAGGGCAGGTTGGCGACGCACCATTTCGTGAACGCCATGATGTCGCTGTAATCCTTGACGCCGTAAAAGCCGCGGATGTCGTCGAAACCGCCGGGCCGTCCGTCGCCGCCGCGCGGGTTGCAGTAGATCACGGCGTAGCCGCGCGCGGCCCAGCACTGCATCTCGTGGAAATAGACGCCGCCGAAGGCGCTCTTGGGGCCGCCGTGGATGTGCAGGATCGTCGGATACTTCCTGCCTTCCTCATAGCCCACGGGCTTCATGTACCAGCCGTCGAGCGTCCAGCCCTCGTTTTCGTAGCTCACGTGTTCGGGCGCGGAAAGCTGGAGCTCCTTCGTAACGTCTTCGTTGTGGCGTGTCAGCTGACGCTCGCGGCCGTTTTCGAGCAGATAGAGCTCCTGCAGCTGCAGGCCCTTGAAGCCCGTCATGACCGCCGCGCCGTTTTTCCAGTCCCAGTTGTCCACCGTGTCGGTCCCGTTGGTGAAAGCGGAGATGGAACCGTCGGCTTCGAGCGCGTAGAGTCGGCTCCGGAAGCCCTCGGTGGCGCAGTAGATCACGCGCCCGCCCTCGACGGCGAAGCCGCCCTCCTGATCGGCCGTGTTGTAGCGGCAGTCGCTGCCCACGGCGTTGCGCAGGCTGCTGTCGAGATCGGGCGTGACGGCGTCGAGCTTTTTGCCCTTAAGGAAGAAGAACTGGATGTTCTGATTCACGCCGACAGTTTTTTGGTCGCTGCCCGTGACCAGCGCACCGTCCTTGTACCAGCCGGCGTCCTTGAAGCCGAACGTCAGCCCTTCGCTGAGGCAGGACAGTTCGCCCGTGCCCAGGTCGAGCTCGTAGACGTGGTTGGTCGTCGGCTTCACGTCCGTATACTCGACGGCGACGAGCAGGGCTTTGCGCCCGTCGTCGCTGAGATGGCAGCGCGCCACTTCCATATGCTTGGGCGTGACGCGCGTGAAGCCGCCGCTGGCGGCGTCGTACACGGCCAGCCCCGTGCGGCGCTGGCAGACGAAGCCCTTGCCGTTGGCGGTGAAAGGGAGCTGCTCGATCACGTAGTAGTCGGCGCCTTCGGGATTGTCGTAGACGGGCTCGAACGTCGCCGTCACCAGCCAGCGGCCGCCGCCGAGGTCGGCGATGGCGCTGGCCGGACGGTCGATCGTGAACAGTTCGCGCGCCTCGCCGCCGTCAAGCGGCAGCGCGTAAAAGCGCGTGCTGTCCTTGGGCACGTCGCCGCGCCCGGAAGCGAAGATCAGCTCGCGCCCGTCGCGGCTCCAGGCGAAGAACTTCTCGGAGTTCGTGAACGTCAGCTGCCGTCCGCTGTCCGCGGCGAGGTCGTAAAGCCACAGGGCGCTGTCGTAATTGTTCTTGTCGAAGTTCGCCGAGCTGACCACGTAGGCGATCTTGCCGCCGTCAGGCGAAAACGCAGGGCGCGAGAGGAACTTGAACTTTAACAGGTCGTCGTGTTGTACCGGTCTCATGCGAAAAAATCTCCTTTGAGGGAATGTATTGAGAAAAATCAGCCTGCGCCGCCGGCCTTTAGCCGATCGTGCGTTCCAGGAATTTCAGCAGGTTCTCGCCGAGCGCGCCGCGAACCTCGTTCTCGCTGAATCCGCGGGCCAAAAGAGCGGCCGTCAGCCGCCAGCTCTCGTCGTAGAACGGCACCGCGTCCTTCGGTTCGCGGTTGTTGCCGACGCGGAACTCGTCGCAGAAGTCGAAGCCGAAACACAGGTGTTCCGCGCCGGCGACCTGCTTGACGTGCGCGCCGTGCGCCGCCAGTTCGTCGGGATCCGCGCGCCCCGCGCCGCCCGCGTCGAGCCGCACGAAGTCGCTGCAGGCGTTCATGCCCATGACGCCGCCGCGCTGCGCGAGCGCGGCGATCTGCTCGTCGGTCAGGTTGCGCGTCACCGGCGTCAGGGCGCGGCAGTTGGAGTGCGAGGCGATGAACGGGCGTTTGGTGAGCGCGCAGAGATCCCAGAACCCCTCGTCGTTGAGGTGCGAAACGTCCAGATACATGCCCAGCCGTTCCGCCTCGTCGGCCAGCCGCGCGCCGAAGTCCGTCAGGCCGCCCTTGCGCCCCTCGCGCCGCGGCTGGAAGAAGCAGCCGTCGGCGGCGTAGTTGCGGCGGCTCCAGACGATGCCGATGCCGCGCACGCCCAGCTCGTAAAAGGCGCGCAGCAGATTGAGGTCGTTGCCCAGCGGCTCGGCTCCTTCGAACGACAGGAGCAGGGCGATCTTTCCCGCCGCGCGGGCGGCGCGGATCTCCGCGACGCTGCGGCACAGGACCAGGTCGGGGCACTGCGCCAGCTCCTCGTACATGCAGGCGATCTGGTCGAGCGCGCGTCGCAGCGCCATCTCCGGCACGTGCCGGTCGTCGATGAAGATCGACGAGATCAGCAGGTCGACGCCGCCGGCGCGGATCTTTTCCAGATAATCCGTCCTGAAAACGTCCGTCCTGCCGCCCTCGAGGCGCTTGGCGGCGAGCAGGTTGAGCAGGTCGTAGTGCGCGTCGGCCACAAAACAATCGCGGTGCAGCGCCTGCGCCCGCTCCTTCAATTCCGGGGTGATGTCCATAAAATTCCCTCCTTGGCGAAATACTGCCATGATTATAACGCGAAAGCTCTATCGCGTCCCCATGGTGAAGGAAAAAAACGGCGCTCCCGGGACGACCGCCCCGTTTCGCGGAAGCGCCTTTCACGAAAAGAGCCGCGGCGAACGAGAATTGATCGTTCGCCGCGGCTCTTCGGTGCGGTGCTTGTTTTTCCGCCGCGGAACGGCGGCGTGTATCGCGTTTTTTGCTTTTCTTCGTCCGCGGCAGTTTGTTCCCCGCTTTTACCTGATCTTGCCCGAAGCGCGCAGCAGGCGCTCGAGGCGCTCCACGCGCGCCTCCATTTCCGCCTTGACCTCGGCGATCTCGCGCGCCTGATTGGCTTTGCTCTCGACGAGTTCGTGCTTGAGCGAAGACACCTCGGCCTGCAGTTCGGCGTTTTCCTTCTGCATCACGTAGACGCTGCTGATCGGGCCG
The DNA window shown above is from Pyramidobacter piscolens W5455 and carries:
- a CDS encoding GNAT family N-acetyltransferase; this translates as MKYFRKTTLRNGSLCVLRSAAAEDATALLEQRRCAAVETDFMLRYADEIAVDAEAQRRSIEASEASPTELLLIAEVDGVLTASAGFAPPVPCEKCRHRASAGLCVLRAYWGWGIGSLLMESLLECARAAQFEQLELDVVTGNERAVAMYQRFGFVTYGVREKAFRLRGGGYQSLYLMALEL
- a CDS encoding M20/M25/M40 family metallo-hydrolase, with protein sequence MRALEKKIYDYLEAHREDIVADLAALARAESPTGDKAAADACVRLLASLYKDRLGAATQFVPQTEVGDHIVTEIGSGDRTLLIVGHYDTVHPLGTVPVHREGDVLYGPGVVDMKGGDISVIWALKALQELGVKLDKKVLIVNNSDEETGSFHSRPLLLEKAKEAYACIVAEPAVAKSGLIKVSRKGGGQILIKCWGKAAHSGNDPRGGVNANIELAHQILFAESRSDYGPGGSTFSANVIRGGTADNVVCDYAEAVVDWRMCVPEEVERGRAVFAGHGAVLPGARVEFEIKLSHPPLAECEANRKLFALLQQVGADLDMELEASPMVGGCSDGNDISAAGVPTIDGMGVVGDFMHNPQEQVYLDQLVPRVAMMASFISRV
- a CDS encoding DMT family transporter yields the protein MRSRSVIYLALAAGVFMLSASGVFAKVARAPAGVIAFYRLFFATLALLPWLLSHKNDRRELRSLSPIQYAEGALAGFFLAVHYVMWFESLRYTSVASSTVLAALQPLFSVIWGRLFLGERLGARALTGGAIAIVGSAVVGWSDFSVSSQSLWGDLLALVSGGVISLYFFCGQILRRRMGAVPYSVLSYGSSSAVLALYALFMGHPFTGYAPGTWGAFLGLALISTIGGQMVFNVLLKWITATTVTMGILGEPVGTCFLAWLFLGETLSARQAAGIAVILAGLALFFAAQRQSQAERA
- a CDS encoding S9 family peptidase; this encodes MRPVQHDDLLKFKFLSRPAFSPDGGKIAYVVSSANFDKNNYDSALWLYDLAADSGRQLTFTNSEKFFAWSRDGRELIFASGRGDVPKDSTRFYALPLDGGEARELFTIDRPASAIADLGGGRWLVTATFEPVYDNPEGADYYVIEQLPFTANGKGFVCQRRTGLAVYDAASGGFTRVTPKHMEVARCHLSDDGRKALLVAVEYTDVKPTTNHVYELDLGTGELSCLSEGLTFGFKDAGWYKDGALVTGSDQKTVGVNQNIQFFFLKGKKLDAVTPDLDSSLRNAVGSDCRYNTADQEGGFAVEGGRVIYCATEGFRSRLYALEADGSISAFTNGTDTVDNWDWKNGAAVMTGFKGLQLQELYLLENGRERQLTRHNEDVTKELQLSAPEHVSYENEGWTLDGWYMKPVGYEEGRKYPTILHIHGGPKSAFGGVYFHEMQCWAARGYAVIYCNPRGGDGRPGGFDDIRGFYGVKDYSDIMAFTKWCVANLPFVDEKNVGVTGGSYGGYMTNWIVTQTDFFKAAAAQRPISNWVSKFGSCDIGYYYVEDQHGGRPWDACEQAWQESPLKHVANVKTPLLLIQSQEDFRCERDQSFQMFTALKVLGVECRMCLFNGENHELSRSGRPKNRLARLREIAAWFDGHLKG
- a CDS encoding dipeptidase; protein product: MDITPELKERAQALHRDCFVADAHYDLLNLLAAKRLEGGRTDVFRTDYLEKIRAGGVDLLISSIFIDDRHVPEMALRRALDQIACMYEELAQCPDLVLCRSVAEIRAARAAGKIALLLSFEGAEPLGNDLNLLRAFYELGVRGIGIVWSRRNYAADGCFFQPRREGRKGGLTDFGARLADEAERLGMYLDVSHLNDEGFWDLCALTKRPFIASHSNCRALTPVTRNLTDEQIAALAQRGGVMGMNACSDFVRLDAGGAGRADPDELAAHGAHVKQVAGAEHLCFGFDFCDEFRVGNNREPKDAVPFYDESWRLTAALLARGFSENEVRGALGENLLKFLERTIG